A genomic region of Chaetodon auriga isolate fChaAug3 chromosome 11, fChaAug3.hap1, whole genome shotgun sequence contains the following coding sequences:
- the LOC143328197 gene encoding opsin-5-like, translated as MEITLKAFPLKVVNIPWRNNNLSSLHTEPPLSEQGETIIGVYLLVLGWLSWFGNSLVMFVLYRQRASLQPTDFLTLNLAISDASISVFGYSRGILEIFNIFKDDGYLITWIWTCQVDGFFTLLFGLASINTLTVISITRYIKGCHPNKAYCISINTIAVSLICIWTGAMFWSVAPLLGWGSYTDRGYGTCEVDWSKANYSTIYKSYIISILIFCFFIPVMIMLFSYISIINTVKSTNAMSADGFLTARQRKVERDVTRISIVICTAFIMAWSPYAVVSMWSAWGFHVPSTTSIVTRLFAKSASFYNPLIYFGMSSKFRKDVSVLLPCTQERREVVRLQHFQNIKPKAEALPSPKSLPVQKLEAKYTMGELNQCNPDSDSGVNSPPQTPPSDTQEVFHINLPSHIETSEYWCDRL; from the exons ATGGAAATAACACTAAAAGCTTTTCCTCTGAAGGTAGTAAATATTCCATGGAGGAATAATAACCTCAGTTCTCTGCATACAGAGCCTCCTCTGTCCGAACAAGGCGAGACCATCATTGGAGTCTACCTGTTAGTGTTGG GATGGCTGTCCTGGTTTGGAAACAGTTTAGTGATGTTTGTCCTGTACAGACAGCGGGCCTCCCTTCAGCCAACAGACTTCCTCACTTTAAATCTTGCCATCTCGGATGCTAGCATCTCCGTATTCGGCTACTCCAGAGGGATCCTAGAAATATTCAATATCTTCAAGGATGATGGGTATTTGATcacctggatctggacctgcCAG GTAGACGGTTTCTTCACGTTGCTCTTCGGCCTTGCAAGCATCAACACCTTGACCGTTATCAGCATCACCAGATACATCAAGGGATGCCACCCAAACAAAG cttaCTGCATCAGCATTAACACCATTGCTGTATCACTCATCTGCATTTGGACTGGAGCGATGTTTTGGTCTGTCGCTCCACTGCTGGGCTGGGGCAGCTACACAG ATCGAGGTTACGGCACCTGCGAGGTGGACTGGTCCAAAGCCAATTACTCCACCATCTACAAGTCCTACATCATCTCCATTCTCATCTTCTGCTTTTTCATCCCTGTGATGATCATGCTGTTCTCCTACATCTCCATTATCAACACAGTGAAAAGCACCAACGCCATGTCGGCTGATGGCTTCCTCACCGCCCGTCAAAGGAAGGTGGAGAGAGATGTCACAAGG ATTTCCATTGTGATCTGCACAGCTTTCATCATGGCCTGGTCGCCATATGCAGTGGTGTCTATGTGGTCGGCCTGGGGCTTTCATGTGCCAAGCACAACCAGCATCGTCACCCGTCTCTTTGCCAAGTCTGCCAGCTTCTACAACCCGCTCATCTACTTTGGCATGAGCTCTAAGTTTCGCAAGGACGTCTCCGTGCTGCTGCCATGCACACAAGAGCGCAGGGAGGTGGTGCGTCTGCAACACTTTCAAAACATCAAACCCAAGGCCGAGGCACTGCCCTCACCTAAATCACTTCCTGTACAGAAGCTGGAGGCGAAATACACCATGGGAGAGTTGAACCAATGCAATCCTGACAGCGACTCAGGGGTCAACAGCCCTCCTCAGACTCCTCCATCTGACACACAGGAGGTCTTCCACATTAACCTGCCCTCGCACATTGAAACATCAGAGTACTGGTGCGACAGGCTCTGA